One window of the Capnocytophaga haemolytica genome contains the following:
- a CDS encoding transposase: MQKKEHQNSGTLGKDTINNWIIPFLSVGKRGFKSSFDLASIFLLILKRLKTGVQWRELPIESYFEKGEISWQNVYYYFNKWSKDGSFQRVWLNLLSKKKRKLDMSCVQLDGSHTRCRQKGESTGYQARKKSRNHK; this comes from the coding sequence TTGCAAAAAAAAGAACACCAAAATTCAGGAACTTTGGGCAAAGATACAATAAATAATTGGATTATTCCCTTTTTAAGTGTAGGAAAAAGAGGATTTAAAAGTAGTTTTGATTTAGCTTCAATATTTTTATTGATTCTCAAAAGGTTAAAAACAGGGGTACAATGGAGAGAACTTCCAATTGAAAGCTATTTTGAAAAAGGAGAAATTTCTTGGCAAAATGTCTATTACTACTTCAATAAATGGAGTAAAGACGGTAGTTTCCAGCGAGTATGGTTAAATCTATTAAGCAAGAAGAAAAGAAAATTAGATATGTCTTGCGTTCAATTGGATGGTAGTCATACACGTTGTCGCCAAAAAGGAGAATCTACAGGTTATCAAGCAAGAAAAAAAAGCCGTAACCACAAATAG
- a CDS encoding transposase, with protein sequence MIAMGSPKAGNHDDLYEIEEVLKEILALLEEAGIEHKGLFLNADAGFDSKSLRDFLESKEIIANIKPNPRNGEQPDVYFDEELYKNRFKIEQANGRLDGYKGLIMRYEYLDVTWIGMLLLGFISKFLKKV encoded by the coding sequence ATGATAGCAATGGGAAGTCCTAAAGCTGGAAATCACGATGACTTATATGAAATAGAAGAAGTACTAAAAGAAATCTTAGCTTTATTAGAAGAAGCAGGAATAGAACACAAAGGACTGTTTCTCAATGCTGATGCAGGATTTGATAGTAAGTCTCTTAGAGATTTTTTAGAAAGCAAAGAAATTATAGCAAATATTAAACCTAATCCCCGAAATGGAGAGCAACCAGATGTTTATTTTGATGAAGAATTGTACAAAAATAGGTTTAAAATTGAACAAGCAAATGGTCGGCTTGACGGATATAAAGGTTTGATAATGAGATATGAATATCTTGATGTAACTTGGATTGGAATGCTCCTATTAGGGTTTATCTCCAAGTTCCTCAAAAAAGTTTAA
- the asnA gene encoding aspartate--ammonia ligase, with translation MQKSIIPEGYRSPQNIMETEIAIKRIKDFFERELAEALHLTRISAPLFVKRDTGLNDNLNGVERPVAFEMKAAEGEVIEIVHSLAKWKRLALKRYGVGVGQGIYTDMNAIRRDEDLDNTHSIYVDQWDWERVITAEDRTLDFLRFIVGKIYEVFKRTEAMLANTYAWYRCFLPEYVTFITAQELADLYPNLSPEERENEFARMHKAIFVMQIGGQLSSGERHGGRAPDYDDWQLNGDLILWNPVLDSALELSSMGVRVDAESLERQLSELSLEERKGLDYHQMLLRGELPLTIGGGIGQSRICMFLLQRAHIGEVQASLWSEDILKECEAKGVCLL, from the coding sequence ATGCAGAAAAGTATCATACCTGAGGGATACCGTTCGCCTCAAAATATTATGGAAACGGAGATTGCTATCAAGCGGATTAAGGATTTCTTTGAACGTGAATTGGCTGAGGCATTACACCTTACGCGTATTTCGGCTCCGCTATTCGTGAAGCGTGATACGGGGCTTAATGACAACCTCAACGGCGTGGAGCGTCCTGTGGCTTTTGAGATGAAAGCTGCTGAGGGCGAGGTGATTGAGATTGTGCATTCGCTAGCGAAATGGAAGCGCTTAGCACTCAAGCGTTATGGTGTAGGGGTAGGGCAGGGGATCTACACGGATATGAATGCCATACGCCGCGATGAGGATTTGGATAATACCCACTCTATCTACGTAGACCAATGGGATTGGGAGCGGGTGATCACTGCTGAGGATCGCACGCTTGACTTTCTGCGTTTTATCGTTGGGAAGATCTACGAGGTGTTTAAGCGTACGGAGGCGATGCTTGCCAATACGTATGCTTGGTACAGGTGCTTTTTGCCTGAATATGTTACTTTTATTACAGCACAAGAGTTGGCGGACTTGTATCCAAATCTATCACCTGAGGAGCGAGAGAATGAATTTGCACGTATGCACAAAGCTATTTTTGTGATGCAGATAGGGGGGCAGCTCTCTTCTGGTGAACGACACGGTGGGCGGGCTCCTGATTACGACGATTGGCAGCTCAATGGCGACTTGATACTATGGAACCCTGTGCTGGATAGTGCGCTGGAGCTCTCTTCGATGGGTGTGCGCGTCGATGCTGAAAGCCTTGAACGACAGCTCTCTGAACTCAGTCTTGAGGAGCGCAAAGGGCTGGATTACCACCAGATGCTTTTGCGGGGTGAGTTGCCTCTAACTATTGGGGGCGGTATTGGTCAGTCGCGGATATGTATGTTTCTCTTACAACGTGCTCATATTGGTGAGGTACAAGCCTCGCTGTGGAGTGAGGATATTCTCAAAGAGTGTGAGGCTAAAGGGGTTTGTCTTTTATAG
- a CDS encoding IS5 family transposase yields MKIITLIFKRLKTGCQWREIPIKEQFEEGEISWNTIYYYFNKWSKDGSFQRVWLNILEKNKSKLDLSCAQIDGSHSKTKGGESRGFQGRKAANTTNAIFLCDNQGQMLAMSPPMAGNHNDLYEIEKNLKAIFEFLEQADINTEGLFISADAGFDSQSVRDYLESKDIVANIKGNPRNGGERDNYFDEKLYERRFTIERANAWIDGQKALLVRYEKLDVNWVAMHLLAFSFFFKRV; encoded by the coding sequence ATGAAAATTATTACACTGATTTTTAAGAGATTAAAAACAGGATGTCAGTGGAGAGAAATTCCTATAAAAGAGCAATTTGAAGAGGGAGAAATCTCTTGGAACACCATCTATTACTACTTTAACAAGTGGAGCAAAGACGGCTCATTTCAGAGGGTATGGCTTAATATTTTAGAGAAAAACAAGAGTAAGTTAGATCTTTCTTGTGCTCAAATAGATGGTAGCCATAGTAAGACAAAAGGAGGAGAAAGTAGAGGGTTTCAAGGTAGAAAAGCAGCTAATACGACAAATGCTATTTTCCTTTGTGATAATCAGGGACAAATGTTAGCAATGAGTCCTCCAATGGCAGGAAATCATAATGACCTGTACGAAATAGAGAAGAATCTAAAGGCTATTTTTGAGTTCTTAGAACAGGCTGATATAAATACAGAGGGACTATTTATAAGTGCAGATGCAGGTTTTGATAGTCAGTCAGTTAGAGATTATTTAGAGAGTAAAGATATTGTTGCTAATATCAAGGGAAACCCAAGAAATGGAGGTGAAAGAGATAATTATTTTGATGAAAAGTTATACGAAAGAAGATTTACAATAGAAAGGGCTAATGCTTGGATAGATGGGCAAAAAGCTTTATTGGTCAGATATGAAAAGTTAGATGTCAATTGGGTGGCGATGCATCTATTAGCATTCAGTTTTTTCTTCAAACGTGTTTAA
- a CDS encoding gliding motility-associated C-terminal domain-containing protein, protein MPHPTPEPPVDTTIKIYNGVSLSNSANYFRVEAHEDAGTPIEVLIFNEEGVLVYHSERYDSNPTEQFHGKANVAGVVGSRALGIGTYFYVLTYTQGGAKKEKTGWLYLSR, encoded by the coding sequence ATGCCTCATCCTACGCCTGAGCCGCCTGTAGATACTACCATAAAAATCTACAATGGGGTATCGCTGAGCAATAGTGCTAACTATTTCAGGGTAGAGGCACACGAAGATGCAGGTACGCCTATAGAAGTGCTTATTTTCAATGAAGAAGGGGTACTCGTCTACCACTCTGAGCGTTACGACAGCAACCCAACAGAGCAATTCCACGGGAAGGCAAATGTAGCAGGCGTTGTAGGCAGTCGCGCGCTGGGTATTGGCACGTATTTCTATGTACTCACTTACACCCAAGGTGGGGCAAAGAAAGAAAAAACAGGTTGGCTTTACCTAAGCCGATAA
- a CDS encoding DUF6493 family protein: MNAFVTEGRFYLHPELLKPLIANEEFAEKILENLYKYGAEININAKHLKAQFKEAVANGFAFDRQLLPHLFESLLNPWKRDSLGFFAWWIQLMQPTRAELLASQQTLFALLTLGNARLTNFAMPYIAEIADEADFDRNGFVSNFPLHFTLEKVAKAQLLGVKLLKPQTSDLKPHLTAKELAVLLIQPDEKLQVAVAELLVEFYGDEGLSEIVQPYELYLKSKAKAVFSEKSTVKSEKRTAHPNGISNEQNSFSNKEQSVGNGAQPLWGKEVAAPQTSDPTPQTWNNLLFLIGDCLREKSPETVEVFLEGLLRLQGELPADYAKQLKPYLQQLDKFFSMSVLHFLRCFCKAWTEESYKLSPTSKSYEITLLPLWEKGRLMLNRLQDKCALPLLSTPTYKPFWVSAEALADKLLAYEAAGIHPNISDLIVACNRLLFREVSKEVKEKVERLRGGMQRRCGTISV, translated from the coding sequence TTGAATGCTTTTGTTACTGAAGGAAGGTTCTATCTCCACCCAGAGCTGCTTAAGCCCTTGATAGCAAATGAGGAGTTTGCGGAGAAAATCCTCGAGAACCTCTATAAGTATGGGGCGGAAATCAACATTAATGCCAAGCACCTCAAAGCGCAGTTTAAAGAGGCTGTAGCCAATGGCTTTGCCTTTGATAGGCAGCTGTTGCCGCATCTTTTTGAGAGTCTGTTAAATCCTTGGAAGCGCGATAGCTTAGGGTTCTTTGCGTGGTGGATACAGCTGATGCAACCTACCCGCGCCGAGCTATTAGCAAGCCAGCAGACGCTCTTTGCGCTACTCACTTTGGGCAATGCGCGTCTCACGAACTTCGCAATGCCCTACATCGCCGAGATTGCAGACGAGGCAGACTTTGACCGTAACGGCTTTGTGAGCAATTTTCCGCTGCATTTTACCTTGGAGAAAGTGGCAAAGGCACAGCTGCTTGGGGTAAAGCTCCTCAAACCCCAGACCTCAGACCTCAAACCTCATCTTACGGCTAAGGAGTTGGCAGTATTGCTAATCCAGCCCGATGAAAAGTTACAAGTGGCAGTAGCGGAGTTGTTAGTGGAGTTTTATGGAGATGAAGGGCTTTCGGAAATCGTACAGCCGTACGAGTTATACTTAAAGTCGAAAGCAAAAGCAGTATTTAGTGAAAAGAGCACAGTGAAAAGTGAAAAGCGTACAGCACACCCGAACGGCATATCCAATGAGCAGAACTCCTTTTCTAATAAAGAGCAATCCGTAGGAAATGGTGCGCAACCTTTATGGGGTAAGGAGGTCGCTGCACCTCAAACCTCAGACCCCACACCTCAGACCTGGAACAATTTATTGTTCCTCATTGGCGATTGTTTGCGTGAGAAGAGTCCTGAGACGGTGGAGGTGTTTTTGGAGGGGTTGTTACGGCTGCAGGGGGAGCTGCCCGCGGATTACGCAAAGCAGTTGAAGCCTTATTTACAGCAGTTAGACAAGTTCTTCTCAATGAGCGTGCTGCACTTCCTCAGGTGCTTTTGCAAGGCGTGGACGGAGGAGAGCTATAAGCTCTCGCCTACCTCTAAGTCGTACGAGATAACGCTGTTGCCACTATGGGAGAAGGGGCGTTTGATGCTCAATAGACTGCAAGATAAGTGCGCGTTGCCACTGCTATCAACGCCTACGTACAAGCCGTTTTGGGTATCGGCTGAGGCGTTGGCGGATAAGCTATTGGCGTACGAGGCGGCAGGGATACACCCTAATATAAGCGACCTTATCGTTGCCTGCAATCGATTGCTGTTTAGGGAGGTAAGCAAGGAGGTAAAAGAGAAAGTGGAACGGTTACGCGGGGGTATGCAGCGGCGTTGCGGTACTATCTCGGTGTAA
- a CDS encoding reprolysin-like metallopeptidase translates to MADITRLFNSHTTQWAVPLYQGEKTPPLLWQERTTSLAQTEGIHTFVAYHNNTMVGALSFTPKNVLSGYLQWSDTSYSLSTDVAGWLKVQAINQEDRCGVETTVAAKHTTTKSRKRRDLNARGAEDNHFTTNYDPVAPINSVDKGALIYSDGVLRTYRLALVIDYSYFTTRFSSDISQVKAFWMNQEALLNELYSRDIGVKFEVLTDEVFIRKNKKEELFSTTKKADYVVDEGTCALDKIISRKKYDLAVIITNAKGGMSGLAFPYGAYNNNIKGCIWSRPHPMTIAHEIGHAFGATHTYANPAFDKISSDKTEPDLGNSVMSYGKDYPRDFFSLPSIYIIRRSLDTYMAYYTDKERTTKAGIQTEGHNDLVYGVKSTNHPPVLDKSSLQKVYTIPVNTFFAFHLQASDVDGNTLKYMAHQADIRKGLDAPNARFLPAKMSNNPLICYQTTYYNNPESGDRYTHPAGFKGDYTFWLAVSDHNPADPNHPVMYDAYETKVQVREGTPFQITSSIAENYQGGARIDLRWSVDPAIFGKDSKVRITLSDDMGASFKYILAEELPNNGHAQVQLPNVAIDKVAYPNYSKLLRGGVIKIEVIGHIAYALTRYRSSDGGGFTITPDPAAAIPLQLIGDLPKNITVDRAESIPQKATLQTIGGQGNITQNAEDLPIVQGDCPGRYHFERIYTVSDAATTLTHKQTITVYDDRPPLFDTFPENIKVPEMANVPPQATLTAHDLVSGEVTVKATEKREADKVTYHWEATDACGNTATHEQIITITGQKVAPLSFFAYFPPDIEVDCPADIPIEASMATRGGCKPIRIITEDRIEHPTGQEGYVLLRDYIATDVCGAQVSYTQRITVKGLCGEKPPKANPTPEPNPTPPMPQPPVTPPTPQPPVTPPVLQPEPPVTPMPKPPMVPPTHSVTPTTVTIYNVVSTVDAENYFRIEGTDADAPISVQIFNEMGIKVYSSDHYGEHGAFFRGKANVSGVISHSAYVPSGTYFYVIRYQLNGDVKIDKGYLFVK, encoded by the coding sequence GTGGCGGATATAACGCGTCTATTTAACAGCCATACTACACAGTGGGCTGTACCGCTATACCAAGGAGAGAAGACTCCTCCCCTACTATGGCAAGAGCGCACCACTTCATTAGCCCAAACGGAGGGCATACATACCTTTGTCGCTTACCATAATAACACTATGGTTGGTGCGCTCTCGTTCACGCCTAAGAACGTTCTATCAGGGTATTTACAATGGAGTGATACATCGTACAGCCTTAGCACAGACGTGGCGGGATGGCTGAAAGTGCAAGCCATAAACCAAGAAGACCGTTGTGGGGTAGAGACAACGGTAGCTGCTAAACACACCACAACCAAAAGCAGAAAACGCCGCGACCTGAACGCCAGAGGGGCAGAAGACAACCACTTTACCACGAATTACGACCCTGTAGCACCTATCAATTCAGTAGATAAAGGTGCCCTTATATACAGCGATGGCGTGCTACGCACCTACCGCTTAGCCTTGGTGATAGACTACAGCTATTTCACCACTCGTTTCAGCAGCGATATATCGCAAGTCAAAGCCTTTTGGATGAATCAAGAGGCACTGCTCAACGAGCTGTATAGCCGCGATATTGGTGTAAAATTCGAAGTGCTTACCGATGAGGTATTCATACGTAAAAATAAAAAAGAAGAGCTTTTTAGTACTACAAAAAAGGCTGACTATGTAGTAGATGAAGGCACGTGCGCCCTCGATAAGATTATCAGCCGAAAGAAATACGACCTTGCGGTTATCATTACCAATGCCAAAGGCGGTATGTCGGGTTTGGCATTCCCTTATGGAGCGTATAATAACAATATCAAGGGTTGTATATGGAGTCGCCCTCATCCGATGACCATAGCCCACGAAATCGGGCACGCTTTTGGTGCTACGCATACCTATGCCAACCCTGCTTTTGACAAAATCAGTAGCGATAAAACAGAACCCGATTTGGGCAACTCTGTGATGAGCTATGGCAAAGACTACCCTCGCGATTTCTTCTCCCTGCCTTCTATCTATATAATAAGGCGGTCATTAGACACTTATATGGCGTATTACACCGATAAGGAACGCACTACCAAAGCAGGCATACAGACCGAAGGACACAACGACCTTGTCTATGGCGTAAAGAGCACGAATCACCCGCCTGTGTTGGACAAATCTTCTTTGCAAAAGGTCTATACGATTCCTGTGAACACCTTCTTTGCTTTTCATCTCCAAGCCAGTGATGTTGATGGCAACACCCTGAAATATATGGCACATCAGGCAGATATTCGCAAAGGACTCGATGCCCCTAACGCGCGATTCCTCCCTGCTAAAATGAGCAACAACCCGCTAATTTGCTATCAAACTACCTATTACAATAACCCCGAAAGTGGAGATCGTTACACCCACCCTGCAGGCTTCAAAGGCGATTATACCTTCTGGCTGGCAGTCTCCGACCACAACCCTGCCGACCCCAATCACCCTGTGATGTACGACGCTTACGAAACCAAAGTGCAAGTGCGTGAGGGCACTCCCTTTCAGATAACAAGTTCTATTGCAGAAAACTACCAAGGGGGCGCACGTATCGACCTGCGTTGGAGTGTAGACCCAGCGATCTTTGGTAAGGATAGCAAGGTGCGTATAACCCTTTCTGACGATATGGGTGCGAGCTTCAAATATATCTTAGCCGAAGAACTACCCAACAATGGCCACGCTCAGGTGCAACTTCCCAACGTAGCTATTGACAAGGTAGCTTATCCCAACTACAGTAAACTGTTGCGAGGTGGCGTTATTAAAATAGAAGTCATTGGGCATATCGCCTACGCCCTGACGCGCTACCGCTCCAGCGATGGCGGAGGGTTTACCATCACACCCGACCCCGCTGCCGCTATTCCACTGCAACTCATCGGCGATCTCCCCAAAAATATCACTGTCGATCGTGCCGAGAGCATACCACAAAAAGCTACCTTACAGACCATAGGAGGGCAAGGTAATATCACACAAAATGCTGAGGATTTGCCCATCGTACAAGGCGATTGCCCAGGTCGTTATCACTTCGAGCGTATTTACACCGTAAGCGATGCCGCGACAACCCTCACCCACAAGCAAACCATTACAGTATATGACGATCGCCCACCGCTTTTTGACACCTTCCCCGAAAATATCAAAGTGCCCGAAATGGCTAACGTACCCCCACAAGCTACCCTCACAGCCCACGATTTAGTGAGCGGAGAGGTAACCGTAAAGGCTACCGAAAAGCGCGAAGCCGATAAAGTAACCTACCACTGGGAGGCCACTGATGCCTGTGGCAACACCGCCACCCACGAGCAAATCATCACCATAACAGGACAAAAAGTAGCGCCTCTGAGCTTCTTTGCTTATTTCCCGCCCGATATAGAAGTGGATTGCCCCGCAGATATCCCCATAGAGGCTTCAATGGCAACCCGAGGAGGCTGTAAGCCCATACGCATCATCACTGAGGATAGGATAGAACACCCCACAGGCCAAGAGGGATACGTATTGCTGCGCGATTATATCGCCACCGATGTCTGTGGAGCCCAAGTCTCCTACACACAACGCATCACCGTAAAAGGGCTTTGTGGTGAAAAACCTCCTAAGGCCAATCCCACCCCTGAGCCCAATCCCACCCCACCTATGCCACAGCCTCCTGTAACGCCTCCTACACCACAACCACCCGTTACACCCCCTGTGCTACAGCCTGAGCCCCCAGTAACACCAATGCCTAAGCCTCCTATGGTACCACCAACTCATAGTGTTACCCCTACGACAGTGACAATTTACAACGTAGTTTCAACCGTAGATGCTGAGAACTACTTCCGCATTGAAGGTACTGATGCGGATGCTCCCATCAGTGTACAGATATTCAATGAGATGGG
- a CDS encoding DUF6493 family protein yields MHNLLEIEWYVGDPNTVREADYLLQNPEAIEKVLLALPRVETKVLDLAKFTLREGYQRTRGTVYWTDVIEILLEKGYEFPTSFVDDLYGSLLSHWKKAHLEWHCRLITLLSPTNDQILRNQHTLFAVLPLGVPSICKFVMETLQTVAHDPLFDSRAFAENFALLFTAEKQAKTLLAGLKIVKSVQCTVKSAPLLTAEQLAVLLMQPDAKLQEEAAKLLVERREQRGESREELQAVIAPYEAYLKSKTKTILGEILESREQRVESKVVVIHLYTKNKVK; encoded by the coding sequence GTGCACAACCTTTTGGAGATAGAGTGGTATGTGGGCGACCCTAATACTGTGCGCGAAGCCGACTATCTCCTCCAAAACCCCGAAGCGATTGAGAAGGTGCTCCTCGCGCTGCCCCGTGTGGAAACCAAGGTACTCGATTTGGCTAAGTTCACCCTGCGCGAAGGCTACCAGCGCACACGAGGGACAGTCTATTGGACGGATGTGATAGAAATACTCTTAGAAAAGGGCTATGAGTTCCCTACTTCCTTCGTCGATGACCTCTACGGGAGCCTCTTGAGCCATTGGAAGAAAGCCCATCTCGAGTGGCACTGCCGCCTCATCACCCTGTTGAGCCCCACGAACGACCAGATACTGCGCAATCAACACACGCTCTTTGCCGTGCTGCCTTTGGGCGTGCCGAGTATCTGTAAGTTTGTGATGGAGACCCTGCAAACCGTAGCCCACGACCCACTGTTCGATAGCCGCGCCTTTGCAGAGAACTTTGCGCTACTCTTCACCGCCGAAAAACAAGCCAAGACACTCCTCGCAGGACTTAAGATAGTGAAAAGTGTACAGTGTACAGTGAAAAGTGCTCCTCTTTTAACTGCCGAGCAATTGGCAGTACTGCTGATGCAACCCGATGCAAAGCTGCAGGAAGAGGCAGCGAAGCTATTAGTAGAGAGGAGAGAGCAAAGAGGAGAGAGCAGAGAAGAGCTGCAAGCGGTTATAGCCCCTTATGAGGCGTATTTGAAGAGTAAAACAAAGACAATATTAGGAGAGATATTAGAGAGTAGAGAGCAGAGAGTAGAGAGTAAAGTGGTAGTAATTCATTTATATACTAAAAATAAGGTGAAATGA
- a CDS encoding DUF6493 family protein, producing MRYYLGVSEAVTPTEEYLPLWAAVCRNKEPQRVFTEFEGTSAAEIPTVVKPFSLGFEVKMRKQSTVTFHYLSVEDNWNNNYIDDKQRPTGYPVLYYAVSLNEVGYDADVAYQLSFCPHYGEGQLARYIASYAKGNEVDWLTRMQQPLEVLVRERLPVYHGGWLYIAVGLLFEKRPTRDLAADYITMAVQAGADTSYLAECIGRLLADQYAPIARFIEFLDRPLEADVRVFGQQAVAAYLKAVEAKEKKPANHKKLLAFSF from the coding sequence TTGCGGTACTATCTCGGTGTAAGTGAGGCGGTAACCCCCACTGAGGAGTATCTACCACTATGGGCGGCGGTGTGTAGGAATAAAGAGCCTCAGCGGGTGTTTACGGAGTTTGAGGGCACGAGTGCGGCGGAGATACCAACGGTGGTAAAACCTTTTAGCTTGGGCTTTGAGGTGAAGATGCGCAAGCAGTCTACGGTAACCTTCCATTACCTGAGTGTTGAGGACAATTGGAATAACAACTACATCGATGATAAGCAGCGACCTACGGGCTATCCTGTGTTGTACTACGCGGTGAGCCTCAATGAGGTGGGGTATGATGCGGATGTAGCCTATCAGCTGAGTTTTTGTCCGCACTACGGTGAGGGGCAGTTGGCGCGGTATATTGCCTCGTATGCCAAAGGCAATGAAGTGGATTGGCTGACACGTATGCAGCAGCCGTTGGAAGTGCTGGTGCGTGAGCGGTTGCCTGTGTATCACGGAGGTTGGCTCTATATAGCAGTCGGGTTGCTCTTTGAGAAACGCCCTACGCGCGATTTGGCAGCAGACTACATCACTATGGCAGTGCAGGCAGGGGCTGATACAAGCTACTTGGCGGAGTGTATCGGCAGGCTCTTAGCCGATCAGTATGCCCCTATTGCCCGCTTTATCGAGTTCTTAGACCGCCCTTTAGAGGCGGATGTAAGAGTATTCGGGCAGCAGGCAGTAGCGGCATATCTGAAGGCGGTTGAAGCTAAGGAGAAGAAGCCAGCGAATCATAAGAAACTTTTAGCTTTTAGCTTTTAG
- a CDS encoding reprolysin-like metallopeptidase, with translation MKASLEVQWSERATSFVREGYRTFVGKHGEAFVGVITLYGEALSGEVHWAGKTYELHTEQRQLFITPQTLNEGSEHCGVVEAEAPPKKGKRVRRALQLTEGEKSQAYIFTDEVERHFRLALAVDYSYFIREFHSKKEEVRAWWAAVEAGFNEVYARDLGYRFTVVRDDRLIIDSKEKELFDGARTTIHLIHQGNTAALNRLIGREAYDIGGVHTHASNENVASGIATLGGFYTQAQKGNMWSNKNVHTLLHEAGHLFGSKHTFTTGGITSYKTEPARGTSTMSYGFYKVDFFSLISVEHIRHLIVNRNGYYSDEERTQKVGSGGDNTPYGIKTANRAPLNLSLSLSLLLSRLYSLPLNHLCSHNLSHSQCLSHLLPLCLILRLSRL, from the coding sequence TTGAAGGCATCTCTTGAGGTGCAATGGAGCGAGCGCGCTACGTCTTTTGTGCGCGAGGGCTACCGCACTTTTGTAGGGAAGCACGGCGAGGCTTTTGTCGGGGTGATTACCCTTTATGGCGAGGCTCTTTCGGGCGAGGTGCATTGGGCGGGTAAGACATACGAACTGCATACCGAGCAGAGACAGTTGTTTATCACACCCCAAACGCTCAACGAGGGTTCTGAGCATTGTGGTGTGGTGGAGGCTGAGGCACCCCCTAAGAAGGGCAAACGTGTGCGCCGTGCTTTGCAACTCACTGAGGGTGAGAAGAGTCAGGCGTATATCTTCACCGATGAGGTGGAACGCCACTTTCGCTTAGCTTTGGCGGTGGATTATAGCTACTTTATCAGAGAGTTTCATTCTAAGAAAGAGGAGGTTCGCGCTTGGTGGGCCGCTGTGGAGGCAGGCTTTAATGAGGTATACGCCCGCGATTTGGGGTATCGCTTTACTGTAGTGCGGGACGACCGCTTGATTATCGATAGCAAGGAGAAAGAACTCTTTGATGGGGCGCGCACTACTATACACCTCATACATCAGGGCAATACGGCGGCACTCAATAGGCTCATCGGTAGGGAGGCGTACGATATTGGTGGGGTACACACCCACGCCAGCAATGAGAATGTCGCCTCTGGGATTGCTACCTTGGGGGGCTTCTATACGCAAGCCCAAAAGGGCAATATGTGGTCGAACAAGAATGTGCATACGCTCTTGCACGAGGCGGGACACCTCTTTGGCTCAAAACACACGTTCACCACAGGGGGTATCACTTCGTATAAAACAGAGCCTGCACGGGGTACCTCCACAATGAGTTATGGATTCTACAAGGTGGATTTCTTCTCCTTGATAAGCGTGGAGCACATACGGCACCTCATCGTAAATCGCAATGGCTATTACAGCGATGAGGAGCGCACGCAGAAGGTAGGCTCAGGTGGCGATAATACCCCTTACGGCATAAAGACGGCCAATCGCGCACCTTTAAACCTGAGCCTCAGCCTAAGCCTGCTCCTAAGCCGCCTGTACAGCTTACCCCTGAACCACCTGTGCAGCCACAACCTGAGCCACAGCCAGTGCCTGAGCCACCTGTTACCCCTATGCCTCATCCTACGCCTGAGCCGCCTGTAG
- a CDS encoding reprolysin-like metallopeptidase has translation MDKLKAFLAETETFLNEIYERDLGVHFEVVKNEQLIITEEAKTPFDRHNVNYIMNNGTEAFNKLIGVDNYDIGVWLSLSEAGENVLGQALIGYVYKEPKGSAVVLRKNTTVIAHEIGHLFGGIHTHSIIVGGLCRSNQR, from the coding sequence ATGGATAAATTAAAGGCTTTTCTTGCAGAGACAGAAACTTTTCTCAATGAGATATACGAACGTGACTTAGGGGTACACTTTGAGGTTGTCAAAAATGAACAACTTATCATCACAGAAGAAGCTAAGACCCCCTTTGATAGACACAATGTCAACTACATAATGAACAATGGTACAGAGGCTTTTAACAAACTTATAGGAGTAGACAATTACGATATAGGGGTATGGCTTTCCCTCTCAGAAGCAGGTGAAAATGTTCTGGGACAAGCCCTTATTGGATATGTCTACAAAGAGCCCAAAGGAAGTGCTGTAGTACTAAGAAAGAACACGACAGTCATAGCACACGAGATAGGACACTTATTTGGAGGTATTCATACGCACAGCATTATTGTGGGGGGGCTATGCAGATCCAACCAGCGATAA